A stretch of the Arachis stenosperma cultivar V10309 chromosome 6, arast.V10309.gnm1.PFL2, whole genome shotgun sequence genome encodes the following:
- the LOC130932776 gene encoding SKP1-like protein 11 produces the protein MDKWPSSNRYSLKAALMINYNPVIPSLCLPFLDLLIEIMSIKEKWLSAWCIKPVGGALVRQEPEYILLALMGSPLKKIMLCSSEKEIFNVEEQVMVQHSVIINNMIEDGSYNHEESKIPLDCVDSKTLKKVIDYCTHHTHHQNDNQEDLEAWDAQFLNVDSNGLYDLLMAANYLEIRNLLDLIYGTIKNMIKGKKIDEIRRIFNIKDHGFTSEEEEQNRKEYPHFY, from the exons ATGGATAAGTGGCCTTCTTCCAACC GCTATTCTTTAAAAGCTGCTTTGATGATTAACTATAACCCAGTTATACCATCTCTCTGTCTACCAT TTCTTGATTTACTAATTGAAATCATGTCAATTAAAGAGAAGTGGCTTAGTGCATGGTGCATAAAACCTGTTGGTGGAGCACTTGTTAGGCAGGAACCAGAATATATCTTACTAGCCT tgATGGGTTCGCCGTTGAAGAAGATCATGCTATGCAGTTCGGAAAAGGAGATTTTCAATGTGGAAGAACAAGTGATGGTGCAACATTCGGTGATCATAAACAACATGATCGAAGATGGGTCGTACAACCATGAAGAGAGCAAGATTCCATTGGATTGCGTTGACTCCAAGACTCTCAAGAAGGTCATCGATTATTGTACACACCACACTCACCACCAGAATGACAACCAAGAAGATCTTGAGGCTTGGGATGCTCAATTTCTCAATGTTGATTCTAACGGCCTTTATGATTTGTTGATG GCAGCAAATTATCTTGAGATTAGAAATCTCTTGGATCTGATATATGGAACTATAAAGAATATGATAAAGGGAAAGAAAATAGATGAGATACGCAGAATCTTCAACATCAAAGATCATGGCTTCACTTCTGAAGAGGAAGAACAAAATCGCAAGGAGTACCCACATTTTTATTAG